One window of Acidobacteriota bacterium genomic DNA carries:
- a CDS encoding rhodanese-like domain-containing protein, whose product MQHSKGFLKIVNDAKSRVKETTPEEVRKKQASGENFHFVDVREDNEWQAGHAADAIHLGKGIIERDIETTIPDHNAEIILYCGGGYRSALVADALQQMGYTNVISMDGGWKRWKALGYPTE is encoded by the coding sequence ATGCAACACAGTAAAGGATTTTTGAAAATCGTCAATGACGCCAAAAGCCGCGTCAAAGAAACCACCCCCGAAGAAGTCCGCAAAAAACAAGCGTCCGGCGAGAACTTTCATTTCGTCGATGTGCGCGAAGATAACGAATGGCAGGCGGGACACGCCGCCGATGCGATTCACCTTGGCAAAGGCATCATCGAACGCGACATTGAAACGACGATTCCCGACCACAACGCCGAAATCATTTTGTATTGCGGCGGCGGCTATCGTTCGGCGCTTGTCGCAGACGCGCTGCAACAGATGGGCTACACCAATGTCATTTCGATGGATGGCGGTTGGAAACGCTGGAAAGCCCTTGGCTACCCGACCGAGTAA
- a CDS encoding MDR family MFS transporter, whose protein sequence is MELSEPKPTATLLEEKPHVILSPKRLYAVTGGILLGSFLAALETTVVGTAMPTVIASLGGIGVYSWVVSAYLLTSTVTVPVWGRLSDLLGRRPLYLVALFVFLVGSALSGAATSITQLIIYRAIQGLGAGGIVPIGMTVIGDVYTLRQRAKVQGLFSLVWGAASILGPFAGGIITEQFSWRWVFYINIPIGFAAAAVIGFALKEPERTKKPAIDYAGAVWLTLSITLLLILIGEVKDLRFWQNPLLIPAFIGVMFMGWLFIRAERRAEEPIMPLSLFKNRVVAYGFITGFLVGTAMFGAITFIPLFVQGTFGGTPTEAGSVLTPLLLGWVTFALIGGRLILKIGYRPIVISGLIGVFASFVILARFGEWTPRWALLADIGLMGSGMGLVMLALIISTQNSVERNQLGIATSLTQFSRSIGGAVGVAVMGTVMTMGLLSQQDEIQRASGMPAWQVSDIVHNPSALIEPMSRAQLPPTLLHSMEGALAHALHNVFMVGAVFALFAVIAGFRLPTEWGKPVVVEEKTVAAHIPNTVQECEKLLMAEMTTIDPDHEPDINEVTTP, encoded by the coding sequence ATGGAACTTAGCGAACCCAAACCGACAGCCACACTTTTGGAAGAAAAACCCCACGTCATTCTTTCACCGAAACGTTTATATGCGGTGACCGGTGGCATCCTGCTTGGCTCTTTTTTAGCCGCGCTGGAAACCACAGTTGTCGGCACCGCCATGCCGACGGTGATTGCGTCGCTTGGCGGCATAGGAGTTTACAGTTGGGTGGTTTCGGCTTATCTGCTCACCTCGACGGTGACGGTTCCGGTGTGGGGCAGGCTTTCGGATTTACTCGGACGCCGCCCGCTTTATCTGGTCGCGCTTTTTGTTTTTCTGGTCGGTTCGGCGCTGTCCGGCGCAGCAACTTCCATTACCCAACTCATTATTTACCGCGCCATTCAAGGACTGGGCGCGGGCGGCATTGTGCCGATAGGCATGACGGTTATCGGCGATGTTTACACTTTGCGGCAACGCGCCAAAGTGCAAGGCTTATTCAGTCTGGTGTGGGGCGCGGCATCAATTCTCGGTCCCTTTGCCGGTGGCATCATCACCGAACAATTTTCGTGGCGCTGGGTTTTCTACATCAACATCCCAATAGGGTTTGCGGCGGCGGCAGTCATTGGCTTTGCTTTGAAAGAACCGGAGCGCACCAAAAAACCGGCAATTGATTATGCGGGCGCGGTGTGGCTGACGCTGTCAATTACTTTGCTGTTGATACTGATTGGTGAAGTCAAAGATTTGCGCTTCTGGCAAAACCCTTTGCTTATACCTGCATTCATCGGTGTGATGTTTATGGGTTGGTTATTCATTCGCGCGGAACGCCGCGCCGAAGAACCCATCATGCCGCTTTCATTGTTTAAAAACCGCGTCGTTGCTTATGGGTTCATCACCGGGTTTCTGGTCGGTACGGCGATGTTCGGGGCGATTACTTTTATTCCGCTGTTTGTGCAGGGAACGTTTGGCGGAACGCCAACGGAAGCCGGTTCAGTCTTGACGCCTTTGCTTTTAGGGTGGGTGACCTTTGCATTGATTGGTGGACGATTGATTTTAAAAATCGGTTATCGTCCGATTGTTATCAGCGGCTTGATTGGGGTGTTTGCGAGTTTCGTCATTCTTGCGCGTTTTGGCGAATGGACGCCGCGCTGGGCTTTGCTTGCCGATATTGGACTGATGGGGTCAGGCATGGGGTTGGTGATGCTTGCCTTGATTATCTCGACGCAGAATTCGGTTGAGCGCAATCAACTGGGGATAGCCACATCGCTTACGCAATTTTCGCGTTCGATAGGCGGCGCGGTGGGGGTTGCGGTGATGGGCACGGTGATGACGATGGGACTGTTATCCCAGCAAGATGAAATTCAACGCGCCAGCGGTATGCCGGCGTGGCAGGTCTCGGATATTGTTCACAATCCGAGTGCTTTGATTGAACCCATGTCGCGGGCGCAATTGCCGCCGACGTTATTGCATTCAATGGAAGGGGCGCTCGCCCACGCTTTGCATAATGTCTTTATGGTCGGCGCAGTTTTTGCGTTGTTTGCGGTGATTGCCGGTTTTCGCTTGCCCACAGAGTGGGGTAAACCGGTAGTCGTCGAAGAGAAGACCGTGGCAGCCCACATTCCCAACACGGTTCAGGAATGCGAAAAATTATTGATGGCGGAAATGACGACGATTGACCCCGACCACGAACCCGACATCAACGAAGTCACCACGCCTTGA